CAAATGACGATGGATGTAATGGGCTTAACGAAGGGAGATTTCGTGGACGGAATCGAAGTTGGTGGAGCAGTAACATTTTTAGAATTTGCAAAAGATGCAGCACCAACACTAACATTTTAACATTTTAGGAGGGGATTAATCCTCTCTAAAAAAATTTCTAAAAAATAATACCTATGGGGGTAAATATTAAAGTGACTTTATATAAATGGATAGCAGAAGAAGTAGCAAAAAAAGTAATAAACAATGAAGAACTATTTATTTTAGATGTACGAAATGCTGAAGCTTTCGCAGACTGGAAAATCGAAGGCCATAAATTTGAGTATTTAAATATACCTTATTTTGAATTACTTGATGGGGTTGAAGAGATATTATCAAACATTCCAACAGACAAACAGTTACTAGTTGTTTGTGCGAAGGAAGGTTCATCCATCATGATAGCGGAGATGCTCACCGATGAAGGACGTGATGCTGCCTATCTAGAAGGTGGTATGAAGTCTTGGAGTGAATATTTAGAGCCGATAAAAGTAAGTGATCTGGAAAACGGTGGAGAGCTCTATCAATTCGTGCGCTTAGGTAAAGGATGTCTCTCTTATATGGTTATTTCAAATGGAGAAGCAGCAATTATTGATGCAACCCGTATGGTGGATGTATTTACAAACTTTGCAGCGAGCAAACATGTAAATATAACGAATGTATTTGATACACACTTACATGCTGATCATATTTCAGGAGGTCGTCAAATTGCAGCTTTAACTGGTGCAACTTACTTCTTACCACCAAAAGATGCAGAAGAAGTAGTATTTGAATACACACCATTAGTAGATGGAAATGAAGTGAAAATCGGTAACACAACTATTGCGATTCAAGCTTTATACTCACCAGGACATACTATTGGTTCGACCTCTTTTATTGTAGATGACAAATTCTTGTTAACTGGTGATATTTTATTCATCGACTCGATTGGTAGACCGGATTTAGCTGGTCTTGCTCAGGATTGGGTTGGAGATCTTCGTGAAACGCTGTATAGTCGTTATCGTGAACTTTCAAGTGAGTTAATCGTATTACCTGCACATTTTATGATTATAGATGAATTAAACGAAAATGGTACTGTGGCAAAACGTCTAGGTGATTTATTCGAAGAAAACCATGGTTTAAATATGAAGGACGAAGGAGAATTCCGTAGCATGGTGACGGATAACTTGCCACCACAACCACATGCATATCAAGAAATTCGTCATGTAAATATGGGGAAAATTACGCCATCCGCTGAAGATCAAACAGAAATGGAAATTGGACCAAACCGTTGTGCTATCCGGGAATTTAAAAAATATTAACTAAAGGAGATTCAAATATGAATTCAACTAAAGTATTAGATGCAAAAGGATTAGCTTGTCCGATGCCAATTATTCGAACGAAAAAGGCTATGGATACAATTGATTCAGGTGAAATATTAGAAATCCACCTGACAGATAAAGGTGCTAAAGCTGACATACCAGCTTGGGCTGCTTCAGGTGGGCACAATATTTTAGAACATACACAAGAAGATGATGTTTTAAAATTTTGGATTCAAAAAGCATGAAAATAAGGAGGGAGGCAGAGATATTGCTTCTCTTTTTTAGATAGGAGGTCAAGGATTATGGACATAGCATGGATTATTACCATTCTGTTATTGGGTATTGTTGGATCATTTATTTCAGGACTGCTCGGAATTGGTGGGGCAATTATTAATTTTCCTATGCTTTTGTATATTCCACCGAGTTTAGGATTTACTGCATTCACGGCTCATGAGGTATCGGGTATTAGTGCCCTTCAAGTATTGTTTGCGTCCATCTCGGGTGTGTGGGCATACCGCAAAGGAAGTTATTTAAATAAACAACTTATAATTTATATGGGTGTGGCCATTTTAACTGGTAGTCTCTTCGGGAGTTTTGGTTCACAATCGTTATCGGAATCTAGTGTAAATATTGTATATGGCTTGCTTGCACTTATAGCGGCTATAATGATGTTTGTCCCTAAAAAGAAAATAGATGATGTTCCATTAGAACAAGTAACATTTAACAAATTTTTAGCAGCTAGTCTAGCGTTCATTGTCGGCATTGGCTCAGGAATTGTGGGAGCTGGAGGAGGATTTTTATTAGTACCAATTATGCTCGTTGTATTAAGAATTCCAACAAGGATGACAATTGCAACAAGTCTGGCGGTTACTTTTTTCTCATCCATTGGTGCTACAATTGGAAAGATAACAACAGGTCAAGTCGAGTATTTGCCAGCAGTCATTTTGATTGTTGCTAGCTTAATTGCAGCCCCACTTGGCGTGAAAATGGGTAAACGCATGAATACAAAAATACTTCAAATGATTTTGGCGGTACTGATTTTGATAACGGCAATTAAAATTTGGATAGATATTCTATAATAACGCAATTTGAAGTAGAAATGTTTCAAATTGCTATATTTAAAAAAGTAAATGAAAGTGGTTACTAGGAATACAGTGTCCGTGATGTTTTGTAGTAAATTCTAATTGGTAGAGCAAGTGAAAAATAGATAGTATATCCATAGATAAAGAGGCGCTGTGCGGACGAAATTGTATCTTCGTCCGCTTTTAAAATAATAGGAAAGGATTTATTCTCTAATTATCCAAACCAAATGCATCATGTCTTTACACATTTTAAGAGGTCAACGGACCAACATCTGCCACAAGATTACCGAAAAAAGTGTAGCTGGAAGTGATGCAGTCACTTCCAGCTACATAATTCCAAGGGTAATAGTGTAGCCAATGTTTCGTCCAAAGTACTCTGGAAATAGTAAAAACAAGATGCACTTAAAGGATGCTGCGTTTTTCCTATTGATGGTAGGCGATAATAATTGTCGAATTGTTTGAGCATACATATCTTATAGATACAAATGAATCTGAATGAATGGATGGATTCTCGAATGAAAACAATTGTATTTATTGGAAGTAATGAGTTTGGGACAAGTAAAGAAGCTCTTACGATTGCAAAACAAATGGGATATTTCGTTGTACTATTAACCGACAAAAGTAAGCTAATGACGAATAATCACGGATTTTCGGAAGTAAATCAGATTATTTTTATGAAAAATTTAATGGATGAACAGCAAGTTATTGACCGTATTACAAAGTTAAAAGAAGAAGGGAAACATATTTGTGCATGCCTCAGTTTTATAGATCCATTTGTTTCTTATGCAGCCAGAATATCTAAAAGTGTGGGGTTGGCACAGATTTCAGTAAACTCTCTATATCTAATGGAAGACAAAATAAAGGTTAGAGAAAAACTTGCAAACCTCCCGATTACCCCTTTTTATACAGCTTTTCATTTTGGTGACTCCCCGAAGGTGTTTGAAATGAAATATAAAGAACATTTCCCTTTAATAGTAAAACCCCCTATTTCCAATGGGTCAAAGGATGTATTATTCGTTAATTCTATAGAAATGCTGGAGGATGCTTTAATACTTTTACAAAAAAAACATCCCAAAAGTTCCTTATTAATAGAAGAATACTTACTCGGTCCACAGTTTCTCGCTGAAATTGTAGTTTATAACAATAAAATAACTGTAGTTGGGATAATTGCACAAGAAGTTATTTACAATGGAAGGTTTATTGTTATCGGTTATAAGTTTCCTGCAAGAGTAAATACGGATGATTATAAAAACCTCTGTCAGTCCATATCAAGCATAGTTGAACAAACAGGTCTTACTAACGGATCATGCCATGTAGAGATGAAACTTGTACAAGGAGAATGGAAACTAATTGAAATCAACCCTAGAATGTCAGGAGGAGTAATGAATCGAATCATAGAAGAAGGGACAGGGATTAACCTCGTAAAAGAAATAATAAAAATGTATCTAGGTGAGGAACCTACATTAATAGAAACAAGAAAACAATATGTATACGCTAGATATTTAACGATAGGATCCAGGGGTAAGTTACTCAAAGTCACTGGTAAAGAGCTAGCTTTAATGCATGATGGAGTAAAATACGTTTATATTAAGCCTCTCAAAGGGAAAATCCTAAGCAATCCGTATTCTATGGGCAATCGGTATGCATGCATAATTGCAGCATCTGAATCAGAAGAAAAAGCAGAAGCAATTGCGTTAGCAGCAGCAAAAGAAATAAAATTTTATTTAGCTCCAATTTGACTAACAATTTTGGCGAATTGGTCAAGTCTTATCCCGTACATACTTCATAATTATTAATATTATATGAACATAGGAGTAGGGAGGGAGTTGAAAAGTAAAATGAGCAGTAACAAAGAAGAAAGTGAACACGTTTTATGTGGAGCACTTGTCGAATTGAAATCATTTCAGGACTTATTAAAAGATTCTCCAACTAAATATTTTGGTAATTTACTTGCTAAAATAGTTGGTACTGATACGATTCCCTTCTTCTTAATTACGAAAACAGGAGACCTTTTAAGTCTGATTGATACAGATGAGTGCTTTGAAACAAACTATTTTCGAGTTGAGTCTATTGATAGAGAGAAATGCTGTACAACTATTTCATTATTGCGTCCTTTAGATATTGAAGGAAATCTTTGTAATTCTCTTTGTGATGTAGTTAGGTTAGAGAAATCGCCTACGTGTAAAGTAGTTGATTTATCAAGTGTCTGCGCAATCCAACCTCTAGATACTAAGTTGCTAACTAGAAAAATTATTATTGAGCCGAAATGGTAGTGACGCATCCTCTCCCTAAGAACTTCTTAGGGAATTTTTTTTACTTTTACTGAAAATTTTATAAAACTGAACGTTTGTCCATATTCAAAGCATAATGGATGAATTTAATAGTTATATATTTGAACAAATATAAAAGGAGAATATTATATGACATTAATAGGAATGTTACATCATCGTAGAGATCCCACAACTGTCATCAAGTCTTATGCATATGCCGCGGTTGCAAAGGCAGAAGGAGTCAATTTTTTTTACTTTTCACCTGGGATGGTGAATTTTGTGAACCGATCCATTAGAGGTCAAGTTTATGAAAATGGAAGTTGGAAAGAGAGAATTATGCCCTTTCCGGATGTTATCTATAACGCAGGAAGTCCCGAAAAATTAGCAAATTCAAAAGAAATTATTGAAAAATTAAAAAGCGAAATTCCCTTTACTACAAACTCGATAGGTAATAAATGGAATATTACTGAAAGACTAATAGAAGCGAAGGAATTTACAAACTACTTAATTCCTTCTGAAGTTGTAAAGACAGTTGAAAATTTTCATAAATTTTTAGCATCATTTCAGAAAGTTGTCTTTAAACCTATTGATGGAAGAAAGGGAAAAGGAATCTACTTCATTTCTAATATGGACGGGGTTTTTGAAGTAAGACAAAACTCTGAAAATAAATATTATTCAAAGCAACAATTGAACGAGTTTTTGAAGGATAAGCTTTTAACAGGAAATTATATTATTCAGCCATATATACAGTCCGTCACTAAATCTGGCCAAGTATATGATTTTAGGCTTCATGTTCAAAAAGACGGGGAGGGAAAGTGGGTGATTACTACTATTTATCCACGAATAGCTCCAAAAGGGTCTATCATTCCCAATATTAACAATGGAGGTTTCACTAATTACTTAGATCCGTTTTTGCAACAGGAATTTAAAGAAGAAGCATTTGATATTAAACGTATGCTTGAGCATTTTTCTTTGTCATTAGCCAATCATTTAGATAATATACAAATGGTAAAATACGGAGAGGTTATTGATGAAATCGGAATAGATGTAGGTTTAGATGAGAATTTGAAAATTTGGGTTTATGAAGTAAATTGGCGTCCAGGCTGTCCTCCAGCTTTTTATTTGGAATTAGATGTAGTAGTCCATTCTATTCAATATGCAAAGTATTTAGCGGAAAACCAAACAAAAATTAAAAATGAAATAAAGTCATTAAAGAGGAAAAAGATTGAAGAAAAAAGGGGATCACCAGTCATTGCAATAACGGGAAGTGCTGGAAAAACAACGTCCAAGGCATTTCTTGCATCTATATTATCAAAAAAATGGAACATCTTTGAGTCCAAAGATTATTGGAATACAACAGAGCATACGAAAAAACATGCAGCCGAAATTAATGACTCTCATGAAGCTGTAGTCTTAGAGTATGGGATGGCTTATCCTGGCGTCATTACGGAACATTGTAGCATCATTCAACCAACTATTAGCATTGTGACAAATATCGGACTTGCACATGTAGGAAACTTTGATAGTGATATTAAAAAAGTTGCTCATGCAAAGTCAGAACTAATACATGGAATGGATCAAAAGGGTATTCTCATTATAAACAAGGACGATGAGAACTCTAAGTATTTGGAAACACAGCAATTCAAAGGGAAGATAATGACAGTCAGTATTAAATCCCCAGCTAACTATAGAGCATATGGTATTCAATACGAGGAAAATGGTATGAGTTTCAAAATGAGGTTACAAAAACAAGAAATTAAATTATTTATTCCTATTTTAGGTGAGCATCATGTGTATAATGCGTTAAATGCGATTGCTGTTGCTGATTACTTAGGATTCACACCAATGGAAATTAAAGCTGGATTAATTTTTAGAAAACCACCAAGAAGGTTAACAATTTATAATTGTCGTGACAATATTACAGTAATCGATGACACCGTTCACTCCCACCCACAAGGAGTAAAAGCAGCACTTGACGTCCTTTCCAATATAGGAAAGCGTAGAAAAATAGCTATTATTGGTCAAATGAGAGAGTTAGGCGATTTGAGGGAACAAGAATATCGTAAAGTAGGCGAATACGTGCATGAAATAGGAATTGATCTATTAATAACTTATGGTTTTCGGACGGAAGAAATAGGCGATCAAGCGAAAGAGAAAGGTTTTTCATCTGAAAATATTTATCATTTCACTAATAAGGAAAAGTTACATGAGTTGTTGAAGGAGATTGTGAGGAAAGACGATACCATTTTAGTTAAGGGAGCAAGTAAGACGAATATGTTTGATACGGTCAAGTTTTTAGACGAAACGTTTAAAGAATAATTCTACAAAATGCCTGAATAACACACTCTTATTAAAGAGGTATTATTCGGGTTTAATTATTTTTAAAGTGAGTTAATTTAATAAATAGCATTTAATTATTATAACACGAACAATTATTATTTTATTGATTGGAGCGACAGGTGGCGACTCCAGCGGGATGAGTGAGACAGACGAGCCAACACAAACGACGCGAATGCGGCACCCTATAGCAGAATCATGCTGATTTATGAGGAACATATTTTCACATTTCACTTTGATATTGTTCTTGTTTTATGCTCTAACTTTGAATTATGAAATTGATTTTAATAGAAAAAAAAAGAGCACCTAAAAGGTGTTCTTAGTATCACTCCTCTTCTAAATGAAAAATAATTTCCTTTGCTGCAGTATTTGCTAGGTTTTTGGCTTCTTCTAAACTACTACCAACAGCAATTATATAAGCATATCTATGACCCATGGATAATGGTGGCATTAAAAGAGTTCCTTTTTTAGGCTTCACGTAAACTTCTACGACTCCTGGAGATTTTTTAGCCCTTCTTTTCCCGGTCACTTTTTCTAATATTCCTTTCTTTGTCGCAATAATGTATTTGGTAAAAACATATTTTTTATGCTTCGGTAAAATTGCAGGACTTTCTCCTAATAATAATTTCAAAGTCTGTTCGACTAAACTAAATCCAAATGCTGCTTGAATCATTTTATTCATGGCACCACCTGAAATTCTGGGATTAATCTCAATGAGTTTCCAACCATTCTTAGCTAAACGGATTTCCAAATGTAAAGCTCCATTTTCAATACCGAGTTCTTTAACAATAGACTGAAGAACATTTTCAATCCCTGTTCTGATCGTTACAGGAACATTTGCAAGGACTCCATAACCTGTGATAATAAATCTCTTCCTTTTTGTGATTTCTTGTTCTATAATTCCGACGATTCGTGCTTTATGGTTATGAACGAGTGCCTCAACCAAATATTGATCGCCGTCTATATATTCTTCAACCATAATTGTGTTATCCGGGTTCTTATTCCGAAGATTATCAAAATGTTTTTCTAACTGTTCTTCTCCTTCAGCTAAAAGAACGTCTTTAGATCCTGTAGATTTCGGAGATTTTATAATAATAGGGAAATCAAGTTGTTTACATATTGTTTTAGTAGGAATCGACTCGTCCGGTTTGATTAAGAAAAAATTAGGGGTATAAGGTTGATCTTTTAAAGACAACCGTGTGTCCTCTTTATTTTCCATTATTTCAATGGCTTTAGACGAAACATAATTGTGGCAGAATTCATCACAAAGAATGGATGCGGTGTGAACAAAAGGATCAACAAAACTAACTATAGTTTTTATATCCACACCATTTGTT
The nucleotide sequence above comes from Psychrobacillus glaciei. Encoded proteins:
- a CDS encoding MBL fold metallo-hydrolase, giving the protein MTLYKWIAEEVAKKVINNEELFILDVRNAEAFADWKIEGHKFEYLNIPYFELLDGVEEILSNIPTDKQLLVVCAKEGSSIMIAEMLTDEGRDAAYLEGGMKSWSEYLEPIKVSDLENGGELYQFVRLGKGCLSYMVISNGEAAIIDATRMVDVFTNFAASKHVNITNVFDTHLHADHISGGRQIAALTGATYFLPPKDAEEVVFEYTPLVDGNEVKIGNTTIAIQALYSPGHTIGSTSFIVDDKFLLTGDILFIDSIGRPDLAGLAQDWVGDLRETLYSRYRELSSELIVLPAHFMIIDELNENGTVAKRLGDLFEENHGLNMKDEGEFRSMVTDNLPPQPHAYQEIRHVNMGKITPSAEDQTEMEIGPNRCAIREFKKY
- a CDS encoding ATP-grasp domain-containing protein, encoding MKAIIFISTNKSGSSREAIRAAEHLGYFTILFTNNEKQIQQRQEYTDVHKMVSVNTNNLDKMREEISKLQTNGVDIKTIVSFVDPFVHTASILCDEFCHNYVSSKAIEIMENKEDTRLSLKDQPYTPNFFLIKPDESIPTKTICKQLDFPIIIKSPKSTGSKDVLLAEGEEQLEKHFDNLRNKNPDNTIMVEEYIDGDQYLVEALVHNHKARIVGIIEQEITKRKRFIITGYGVLANVPVTIRTGIENVLQSIVKELGIENGALHLEIRLAKNGWKLIEINPRISGGAMNKMIQAAFGFSLVEQTLKLLLGESPAILPKHKKYVFTKYIIATKKGILEKVTGKRRAKKSPGVVEVYVKPKKGTLLMPPLSMGHRYAYIIAVGSSLEEAKNLANTAAKEIIFHLEEE
- a CDS encoding ATP-grasp domain-containing protein; this encodes MKTIVFIGSNEFGTSKEALTIAKQMGYFVVLLTDKSKLMTNNHGFSEVNQIIFMKNLMDEQQVIDRITKLKEEGKHICACLSFIDPFVSYAARISKSVGLAQISVNSLYLMEDKIKVREKLANLPITPFYTAFHFGDSPKVFEMKYKEHFPLIVKPPISNGSKDVLFVNSIEMLEDALILLQKKHPKSSLLIEEYLLGPQFLAEIVVYNNKITVVGIIAQEVIYNGRFIVIGYKFPARVNTDDYKNLCQSISSIVEQTGLTNGSCHVEMKLVQGEWKLIEINPRMSGGVMNRIIEEGTGINLVKEIIKMYLGEEPTLIETRKQYVYARYLTIGSRGKLLKVTGKELALMHDGVKYVYIKPLKGKILSNPYSMGNRYACIIAASESEEKAEAIALAAAKEIKFYLAPI
- a CDS encoding sulfite exporter TauE/SafE family protein, which translates into the protein MDIAWIITILLLGIVGSFISGLLGIGGAIINFPMLLYIPPSLGFTAFTAHEVSGISALQVLFASISGVWAYRKGSYLNKQLIIYMGVAILTGSLFGSFGSQSLSESSVNIVYGLLALIAAIMMFVPKKKIDDVPLEQVTFNKFLAASLAFIVGIGSGIVGAGGGFLLVPIMLVVLRIPTRMTIATSLAVTFFSSIGATIGKITTGQVEYLPAVILIVASLIAAPLGVKMGKRMNTKILQMILAVLILITAIKIWIDIL
- a CDS encoding sulfurtransferase TusA family protein, giving the protein MNSTKVLDAKGLACPMPIIRTKKAMDTIDSGEILEIHLTDKGAKADIPAWAASGGHNILEHTQEDDVLKFWIQKA
- a CDS encoding CotY/CotZ family spore coat protein — protein: MKSKMSSNKEESEHVLCGALVELKSFQDLLKDSPTKYFGNLLAKIVGTDTIPFFLITKTGDLLSLIDTDECFETNYFRVESIDREKCCTTISLLRPLDIEGNLCNSLCDVVRLEKSPTCKVVDLSSVCAIQPLDTKLLTRKIIIEPKW
- a CDS encoding YheC/YheD family protein is translated as MTLIGMLHHRRDPTTVIKSYAYAAVAKAEGVNFFYFSPGMVNFVNRSIRGQVYENGSWKERIMPFPDVIYNAGSPEKLANSKEIIEKLKSEIPFTTNSIGNKWNITERLIEAKEFTNYLIPSEVVKTVENFHKFLASFQKVVFKPIDGRKGKGIYFISNMDGVFEVRQNSENKYYSKQQLNEFLKDKLLTGNYIIQPYIQSVTKSGQVYDFRLHVQKDGEGKWVITTIYPRIAPKGSIIPNINNGGFTNYLDPFLQQEFKEEAFDIKRMLEHFSLSLANHLDNIQMVKYGEVIDEIGIDVGLDENLKIWVYEVNWRPGCPPAFYLELDVVVHSIQYAKYLAENQTKIKNEIKSLKRKKIEEKRGSPVIAITGSAGKTTSKAFLASILSKKWNIFESKDYWNTTEHTKKHAAEINDSHEAVVLEYGMAYPGVITEHCSIIQPTISIVTNIGLAHVGNFDSDIKKVAHAKSELIHGMDQKGILIINKDDENSKYLETQQFKGKIMTVSIKSPANYRAYGIQYEENGMSFKMRLQKQEIKLFIPILGEHHVYNALNAIAVADYLGFTPMEIKAGLIFRKPPRRLTIYNCRDNITVIDDTVHSHPQGVKAALDVLSNIGKRRKIAIIGQMRELGDLREQEYRKVGEYVHEIGIDLLITYGFRTEEIGDQAKEKGFSSENIYHFTNKEKLHELLKEIVRKDDTILVKGASKTNMFDTVKFLDETFKE